In Alkalihalobacterium alkalinitrilicum, a genomic segment contains:
- a CDS encoding SDR family NAD(P)-dependent oxidoreductase, giving the protein MSRFQNDVALITGGGSGIGKETALRLAKEGAKVILVGRTESKLNDVANEITTTIGEDAATIFPTDVTKEEEVLRLANFVRDHIGRLDVVINNAGGSGSSTILKMDIEEWDQTQDRNLRSVFLTSKYLSKVMIHTKTEHGSIVNVASLSGYKSGAKIPHYSAAKAGVINFTKALANELAPYQIRVNSVSPGFIETPLTEKGLENDQFTAAIERNTAMNRIGKPEEIANVIAFLASKEASYMTGSDILVDGGWLIK; this is encoded by the coding sequence GTGTCTCGTTTTCAAAATGATGTTGCACTAATTACCGGAGGTGGTAGTGGAATAGGGAAAGAAACGGCCCTTCGGTTAGCAAAGGAAGGGGCAAAAGTTATCCTTGTTGGACGAACAGAATCGAAGCTTAACGATGTGGCAAACGAAATAACCACGACTATTGGAGAAGATGCCGCTACAATTTTCCCAACTGATGTGACTAAGGAAGAAGAAGTTTTAAGATTAGCTAATTTCGTCCGTGATCATATCGGTCGTCTTGATGTCGTTATTAATAACGCAGGTGGCTCAGGTTCTTCGACCATTTTAAAGATGGATATTGAGGAGTGGGACCAAACGCAGGATCGAAATTTAAGAAGTGTTTTTCTAACTTCAAAGTATTTAAGTAAAGTGATGATTCATACAAAAACGGAACATGGTTCAATTGTTAATGTCGCCTCTCTTTCAGGTTATAAGTCAGGTGCTAAAATTCCCCATTATAGTGCTGCGAAGGCTGGGGTTATAAACTTTACGAAGGCACTTGCCAATGAATTAGCACCTTATCAAATTCGTGTAAATTCAGTTTCACCTGGTTTTATAGAAACACCGCTAACTGAAAAAGGGTTAGAGAATGATCAATTTACAGCGGCGATCGAACGAAATACCGCTATGAATAGAATTGGAAAACCCGAAGAAATTGCCAATGTTATTGCATTCTTAGCATCAAAAGAGGCTAGTTATATGACAGGCTCTGACATTCTCGTTGATGGTGGCTGGTTAATTAAATAA